A genomic stretch from Thermovibrio guaymasensis includes:
- a CDS encoding WYL domain-containing protein — MAESKKFQISIEILNFLLQKKDYISTTEIQKHLVSTGLLKSDSAKSSDRRKLNRTLNFLESIGYIESKDTEAKGRTPQKWRINKKALPYLASISDKELISLLTLSAFIPNNYKNLSIFSPFFDLVFRLSDRLSFQEREIISNSFINESQFLEKFLEFKEEVLNEIHNAIIDKVALRIRYKNSTEVFKIYPIKIFVYNGIIYVGAVKNKVYRTFLLAGINILEKLKEKTPEFFFKKYKNITFDIEREKPFLFGIKVAKKPSLEYFQAPQIFTTQFFFSREKDNYLIYLVGYTGSRFTSRFLVEEVIDIIPPTENIILKAKELDLKKRFPTLTFSLKENEKRFFLFKEELEEFIAQRLELLQKLNYSSLK, encoded by the coding sequence ATGGCTGAATCTAAAAAGTTCCAAATCTCAATAGAGATTCTGAACTTCCTTCTTCAGAAGAAGGATTATATTTCCACAACCGAGATCCAAAAACACTTAGTTTCTACAGGACTACTTAAAAGCGATTCTGCTAAAAGCAGTGATCGAAGAAAGCTAAATAGAACTTTAAACTTTCTTGAAAGTATTGGCTATATAGAGTCTAAAGATACAGAAGCTAAAGGAAGAACTCCTCAAAAATGGAGAATAAATAAGAAAGCTCTCCCATACCTAGCCTCAATTTCTGATAAAGAGTTAATATCCCTTCTCACTCTTAGCGCTTTCATTCCGAATAATTACAAAAATCTATCCATTTTCTCTCCTTTCTTTGATCTAGTCTTCAGGCTAAGCGACAGGCTCTCTTTTCAAGAGAGAGAAATTATAAGCAATTCCTTCATTAATGAATCTCAATTTCTCGAAAAATTTCTAGAATTCAAAGAAGAAGTACTCAACGAAATTCATAATGCCATTATAGACAAAGTAGCATTAAGAATCAGATATAAAAACTCTACCGAAGTTTTTAAAATTTATCCAATTAAAATATTCGTTTACAACGGCATTATTTATGTAGGAGCCGTTAAAAACAAAGTTTATAGAACCTTCCTCCTAGCCGGAATAAATATCTTAGAAAAACTAAAAGAAAAAACTCCCGAGTTCTTCTTTAAAAAATACAAAAACATAACTTTCGATATAGAAAGAGAAAAACCATTCCTATTTGGAATAAAAGTTGCAAAAAAACCTTCCCTTGAATACTTCCAAGCTCCACAAATTTTTACTACTCAATTTTTCTTTTCCAGAGAGAAAGACAACTACCTAATCTATCTTGTCGGATATACAGGTTCGAGATTTACTAGCAGATTCTTAGTTGAAGAAGTGATAGACATTATTCCACCAACAGAAAATATAATACTTAAAGCCAAAGAGCTAGACCTAAAAAAAAGATTTCCAACGTTAACTTTCTCTCTAAAAGAGAATGAAAAGAGATTCTTCCTTTTTAAGGAAGAACTTGAAGAGTTTATTGCTCAAAGACTAGAACTTCTTCAAAAACTAAATTACTCCTCACTGAAATAA
- a CDS encoding helix-turn-helix domain-containing protein: MGKRIAKLRKEKGLTQEKLAELCNIDISYIGQIERGLKTPSLKVLFRISNALSLKLEELLSWEEKK, encoded by the coding sequence TTGGGAAAAAGGATAGCCAAACTAAGAAAAGAAAAGGGATTAACACAGGAAAAATTAGCCGAATTGTGCAATATAGACATCTCTTACATCGGCCAAATAGAAAGGGGCCTGAAAACCCCTTCTTTAAAGGTTTTGTTCAGAATTTCTAATGCACTTTCTTTAAAGCTGGAGGAATTGCTATCATGGGAAGAAAAAAAATAA
- a CDS encoding HU family DNA-binding protein, whose amino-acid sequence MTRKDLIDKVAEEFGIKKKDAEAVVKFLFKEITEALKKGERVSIQGFGVFDLKEQKERKIRNPRTGEVIEVPRKKKVYFRPTFKL is encoded by the coding sequence TTGACCCGCAAGGACTTGATAGATAAAGTTGCTGAGGAGTTCGGGATTAAAAAGAAAGACGCTGAAGCCGTTGTGAAGTTTTTGTTTAAAGAAATAACGGAGGCTCTTAAAAAGGGAGAAAGGGTGTCAATTCAAGGGTTTGGAGTCTTTGACCTAAAGGAGCAGAAGGAGAGGAAAATCAGAAATCCCCGCACGGGAGAAGTAATTGAGGTTCCTAGGAAGAAGAAGGTTTACTTCAGACCCACTTTTAAGCTGTAG
- a CDS encoding DUF2283 domain-containing protein, translated as MATVKIPTKTESVIHYDKEADVLYVSFGKPRKAEGIDIGDGTILRIDLNTEEVVGITLLNFKKRTEDEKVG; from the coding sequence ATGGCAACGGTAAAAATTCCGACTAAAACAGAATCTGTAATACACTACGATAAAGAGGCCGATGTTCTTTATGTTTCATTCGGAAAACCCCGAAAAGCCGAAGGAATAGATATCGGGGACGGGACTATTCTGCGTATAGACCTGAATACGGAAGAAGTGGTTGGAATAACTCTTTTGAACTTTAAGAAACGAACAGAAGACGAAAAGGTAGGTTAA
- a CDS encoding site-specific integrase has protein sequence MKSLKGIKKNSGLTYALKYAAGVLKQGIGISKREVYRKFGGRSPLIHSYSTFNRYMGIVKQFVNWARERGVNRLDKVIPEVVREFLLSKAGYCSQKTLKVNASALRKFFEVVGRPDISEEIGRSYQEIYSEGRQSGRALAFAHPERVISNLKEEVHRVIAELQLLTGARVGDVKKMELLPLEKKVVIKKSKGGRTREIDYSDRPEEFERIREFHGRLKELLREKDWNSVRKSYYSDLKRAVVKAGEVYTGSHAFRVNYVKNRLQELKSQGYSEDEALQKIEYEIGHSRIEMSAYYAGG, from the coding sequence ATGAAAAGTTTAAAGGGAATTAAGAAAAATTCGGGACTTACCTACGCCTTAAAGTACGCCGCCGGGGTTTTGAAGCAAGGGATAGGGATTTCAAAGAGGGAGGTCTACAGAAAGTTCGGCGGTAGGTCTCCTTTGATTCACTCTTACTCAACCTTTAACCGCTACATGGGAATAGTCAAGCAGTTTGTTAACTGGGCAAGGGAGAGGGGAGTTAACAGGCTGGATAAAGTGATTCCTGAAGTGGTTAGGGAGTTTCTCCTCTCCAAGGCCGGCTACTGTTCCCAGAAAACTCTTAAGGTGAACGCCTCTGCCTTGAGAAAGTTTTTTGAGGTAGTGGGAAGACCCGACATTTCCGAGGAGATAGGGAGGAGCTACCAGGAGATTTACTCTGAAGGCAGGCAGTCTGGGAGAGCTCTGGCCTTTGCCCACCCTGAGAGAGTTATCTCTAACCTCAAAGAAGAGGTTCACAGGGTTATAGCGGAGCTCCAGCTCCTAACCGGAGCAAGGGTGGGGGACGTTAAGAAGATGGAGCTTCTTCCCCTTGAGAAGAAGGTCGTTATAAAAAAGAGCAAGGGCGGGAGGACCAGAGAGATAGACTATTCAGACAGGCCCGAGGAGTTTGAGAGGATTAGGGAGTTCCACGGGAGGCTGAAGGAGCTTTTAAGGGAGAAGGACTGGAATTCCGTTAGGAAGAGCTACTACTCCGACCTGAAGAGAGCGGTCGTTAAGGCCGGCGAAGTTTACACGGGCTCCCACGCCTTTAGGGTCAATTACGTTAAGAATAGACTTCAGGAGCTTAAATCTCAAGGGTATTCGGAAGATGAAGCCCTCCAGAAGATAGAGTATGAGATAGGGCATTCAAGGATTGAGATGAGTGCTTACTACGCAGGAGGCTGA